AACAGATGCGTCGCTTCGTTGGTATTATCTTAAATGCTAAGTACCGAGTTGAGAAGGATCATAAAGATATTGGCGTCATAATCCCACTGGACGACGAAGAACTTAAATTTTTAATGACTAAAGCCTTGAGACGTTACTTTAACGCCCTAAGAAGCAATGAGAAGCACATCAAGAACGTGGAAAACTACCTGTACGGCACCATGCAAAATCTATTTGGTGTTTGGTGGAATAAATAAGCGGCTAGAGAATACGCGGCCAAACACCCCGAAGAAGAAAAGCCGGCCGACAACGACAACAGTGGGTTGTACTACTAGTCCTAAAAGGCTACAAAATCCTTTCTAAGCAGTTTTAAGACTCACTAACCTATTTTACTTAGGTTAGATTTAAATGGCTTAAACAGAAGAATAGGGGCTTTTAAATGAGTGCCAGAGCTAACCAGCTCAAAAGTTCAGCCTTTAGATCAACGCCAAGCTCAAGTGATTTGAGACTAGGGCTTTATCTATTGATAAGGTACTCAAAAGGTAGTATAATGGTAGTATTAAAAGAGAGGAGATGAGACAATCATGGCAGGTAAGGAAAAGAAACGGGTCCAAGTCAAGATTGATAAAGATTTGGCCGATGATACCGAAGCAGTTTTAAGCGAATTGGGCTTAAATCCAACCACGGCCATTAACATGTTTTACAAGCGGATTGTTGCTAATGGTGCTTTACCTTTTAATGCGTCTTTAAGCGAAGAAGAAAGAGCTAATTTACGCTTTTTAAAGGCGACCGAAGGGACACCAGTCACCGAGTTCAAAGACGCTAAAGAGGTCGCTGATTGGCTCAACGATCCAGATGAGGACTAATGACTTAGTCAGCCTATACGTTAGTTTTGTAGAAACTAACGGTGGTAAGTCTCGGCCAGTTTTAATTCGTCGGGTATCAGAACAGATGGTCGAGGCTTTTAAAATTACTAGTCAGTATGAAAAGAAGTCGGCTTATATCAAGCAACAGTATTATCCGATTCAAGATTGGCAATCCGCTGGGTTGAAGAAACCTTCTTGGGTCGATCTTGGTAATATTTATCGCTTTCCCAAAGCTGGGTTAAACTTTAAAGAAATCGGTCATTTAAGTAAGCTAGATCAAAATAAAATTTCAGATTTTACGCTTGACCTAAAATCAAAAAGAAGAGGTAAGGGTCAAAAGATAATTCAACAGCGATCAAGTAAAAGGAAGCACAAAGAAAGTAAAGCAGAGCTTACACAAAGAATTCAAAAACAGTTAAAAAACTTTGCTAAACATAATCCTGAAAATAAAAACGATCGGCCTAGTTATTAGGTTGATCGTTTTTGAGTTTATTCGGTTTATGGGCATTAACGTAATCGGCGAATGTTTTTAAAAGCTCTTCGGTTTGTTCGATCGAAAGGTTATCAGCTTGGAAGTATTTTTCTAGCAAAGCTCCTTTTTGAATTAATCCGAGAACGGGCTTTGCGGGCTTGCCGATTTTCATAGTATTTAGATTGCCGTAATTTAAAATCTTCCCGCTCAATTTTTTGTTTTAAACGCGCTTGCTGCTCGACTAGTTTTTCATATTGATTAGACATGGAATTTCCCCATCTCGTATGGCTAATGATCTACGGACTTTACCTTTAAAAATTCAGAAAATTGCTTGGATAAAAGCTTAATCTGATCGTTAGACAAATTAGCATAATCTAAATTGGCTTGACTGATGATTTGTTTACCTAGCCGTTGTTCAATCTTATTTTTTTCGTCCTTAATTTTTTGATTAAGGGCTTTTAATTTAGCTTCTTGTTTTTCTAAGTTACTTTGAGACATAACGATCCCTCCAATCATATTAGAAATAATCACCGACACTATATCATAAGGGAAACGTTAAGTCAAAGTATAAAAGTTGAAATAGCGAAGCGGAAGGCATACACTAAGTTAAAGTTAATAGAATCAGAAGACCGAGTGAAACGAGGTCAATGCGCACTTACACGTCATCTTCGATGACATTGTGCTAAACCCATTAAAACCTGTATTAGAAGTCGCCGATGGCGACAACAAAGTCAAACCCATAAACCCAAAGAAAGGTGGTGACCGACATGGCAATTTTTCACATGAGTTTTAGTAATATTAGTGCTGGTAAAGGACGAAGTGCGATTGCCAGTGCCGCTTATCGAAGTGGTGAAAAGCTATTTGATGATAAGGAAGGTCGCCACTATTTTTATGCCCGCTCGGTTATGCCAGAAAGCTTTATTTTAACCCCCAAAAATTCACCAGAATGGGCCAGTGATCGAGAGCGGTTGTGGAATGAAGTTGAAACGAAAGATCGTAAATCAAACTCACGGTATGCAAAAGAGTTTAACGTGGCTTTACCGGTAGAATTAAGTGAATCCGAACAGA
The sequence above is drawn from the Levilactobacillus zymae genome and encodes:
- a CDS encoding type II toxin-antitoxin system RelB/DinJ family antitoxin — its product is MAGKEKKRVQVKIDKDLADDTEAVLSELGLNPTTAINMFYKRIVANGALPFNASLSEEERANLRFLKATEGTPVTEFKDAKEVADWLNDPDED